The genome window TTCGGCTGGATGGGGCGGGTGCACACCCAGGCGTACGTCCGCCTGCCGCACCACTTCCCGCAGCTGCCCCTGCGCCCCGAACTGGTCGCCGTCGCCGACGAGGTTCCAGGCCGGGCGGAGGAGGCCGCCGCTCAGTACGGCTTCGCCACCGCGGTCCAAGACTGGCGTGAGATCGCCGCCGATCCACGGGTGCGGGCGGTGAGCATCGCCGCCCCCAACTTCCTGCACCGTGAGATCGGCGTCGCCATGGCCGAGGCGGGCAAGCACATCTGGATCGAGAAGCCGGTCGGCCTGACCGCCGAGGACGCCCGCGCGGTAGCGGGGGCCGTCGCCAAGGCCGGTGTGCAGGGCACGGTCGGCTTCAACTACCGGGGCGCGCCCGCCGTCGCCACCGCCCGCGAACTGATCGCCTCCGGTGAGATCGGCACCGTGACCCACGTCCGCATCCGCCTCTTCAGCGACTACGCCGCCCACCCCGAGGGAGCCCTCACCTGGCGGTACGAGCGGGAACGCGGCGGCAGCGGAGTCCTCGGCGACCTCGCCTCGCACGGCGTGGACCTGGCCCGCTTCCTGCTCGGCGAGATCGAGTCACTGGCCGCCGACACGGCCGTCTTCATCCCCGAACGCGCCCGCCCCACAGGCGCCACCGCCGGCCACACCCGAGCGACCGGCGGCGAGCCGGGCCCCGTGGAGAACGAGGACTACGTGGGCTGCCTGCTGCGCTTCGCCTCCGGCGCCCGCGGCGTCCTGGAGGCGAGCCGGGTCTCGGTCGGAGAACAGAACAGCTACGGCTTCGAGGTCCACGGCACCAAGGGCGCCCTCTTCTGGGACTTCCGCCGCATGGGCGAACTCGGCGTCAGC of Streptomyces cynarae contains these proteins:
- a CDS encoding Gfo/Idh/MocA family protein; the protein is MVSTLGVAVVGFGWMGRVHTQAYVRLPHHFPQLPLRPELVAVADEVPGRAEEAAAQYGFATAVQDWREIAADPRVRAVSIAAPNFLHREIGVAMAEAGKHIWIEKPVGLTAEDARAVAGAVAKAGVQGTVGFNYRGAPAVATARELIASGEIGTVTHVRIRLFSDYAAHPEGALTWRYERERGGSGVLGDLASHGVDLARFLLGEIESLAADTAVFIPERARPTGATAGHTRATGGEPGPVENEDYVGCLLRFASGARGVLEASRVSVGEQNSYGFEVHGTKGALFWDFRRMGELGVSRGTAYQDQPVSTLYVGPGHGEYGAFQPGSANGMGYDDLKVIEAYHFLRSVAEGTAHGPTLEDAVRSAAALDAMSRSAERRSWVDLA